The genomic region AATTACTTGAACGACCATAAGGCGACCCTGGGTATGGATTAAATGGGATCAAGTTAATTTTACTTGGTGTACCTTCCAGCGCTTTGGCTAATTCATGCGCATGATCGGTAGAATCATTAATGTGATCCAGCATGACATACTCAATAGTTACTTGCTTGTTGGCTTTTGAGCCTTCAATGTAACGTCGACTCGCTGCTAAAAACTCTTCCAATGGGTACTTTTTGTTAATTGGTACCAATTCATCACGCAATTCGTTGGTCGGGGCGTGTACAGAAATAGCCAGTGCACAGTCCACTTCTTTTTTCAGCATGTCCAAAGCAGGAACAACACCAGAGGTTGACACTGTTACCCGACGTTTTGAAAGGCCGTAGCCCAAGTCGTCCAAAAACGTTTTCAACGCTGGCACTAGGTTTTTCATGTTAAGCAATGGCTCGCCCATACCCATCATTACGATGTTGGTAATTGGACGCGTACCGGCGATGCGAGTCGCACCAATATCATTGGCAACACGCCACACTTGACCAATAATTTCAGAGACCGATAAGTTACGGTTAAAACCTTGTTGCGCGGTTGAGCAGAAGGTACATTCTAATGCACAGCCAACTTGCGATGATACACACAAGGTTGCACGGTTATTTTCAGGGATCCAAACCGTTTCAACTTCTTGGCCACCCTCAAGTTTAATGGCGTACTTAATGGTACCGTCACTTGATACCTGCTTGGCGGCAATTTCAGGCGCTTTGATTTCACAAAGACGTGCCAACTTTTGGCGTAGCGCCTTGTTAAGGTTGGTCATTTTTTCAAAATCATCGTAGCCGAAATGGTACATCCATTTCATCACCTGATCGGCTCGAAATGGTTTTTCGCCGATTGACGCAAAATATTCACGTAGCATTTGATGATCAAAATCAAGAAGGTTTACCTTTTTTACAGCACTATCGGTCATTAAGTTGGCTCACTTTTTTACAAGAGGTTGGTATAAACAGGATAAATTGTACATTTTATGTACTGCGTAAACAATTTTTCATTGTTATGACTTTGTTAATGAATCGTACAGACAAGCCATTAGCAAAAGCATAATATCCACAGATGATGAATAAAATTTAGCACGCTATTAACGCAAAAAGAGGACTTTACCTAATAGCAAAATCCTCTTCTTGAAGCGCTCAACAACACATCGTGCTTAGAGCGACTTCGCTACGTAAATCGCGATTAGCGAGTACGTGGGCAGATTTCGTCTTCAGAGAAGAAGTACGCGATTTCACGAGCTGCTGACTCAAGAGCGTCAGAACCGTGCACTGCGTTCTCATCGATAGAAGCCGCGTAATCGCTACGTAGAGTACCAGCTAACGCTTCAGCAGGGTTAGTTGCACCCATGATTTCACGGTTCTTAAGAACAGCGTTTTCGCCTTCAAGAACTTGAACCATAACTGGACCAGAAGTCATGAAGTCAACTAAAGCGCCAAAGAAAGGACGCTCTGCGTGCTCTGCATAGAAGCCTTCAGCTTGCTCACGGCTCAAGTGAACCATTTTAGAAGCGATGATTTTTAGACCAGCAGTTTCGAAACGGTTGTAGATTGCACCGATTACGTTTTTAGCAACTGCATCTGGTTTTACGATAGAAAAAGTACGTTCGATAGCCATGATATGCCCTCAATAATTGTCATACGAAAATTTTGGCGCGAATTATAGAGGAATTATGATAAAAAATACACGATTAAATACACCGATAACGAATAATTCATACTAAACGGTTAAATGCGTATCTGCTGGCGATTCAGGCAAATCAAGCTGACCTTCTGACTTAGCAACAATCGTATTAATCGCCGTATCGCCAATCACGTTTGCGGTGGTACAGAACATATCGCAAATGCGGTCAACCGCTGCGATAATCGCTAACGCCTCCACAGGTAAACCAAATGTGTGTAAACAAATACCAATCGAAACGATACCGCCGCCAGGCACACCACCAGCGCCAATTGCGAGCAACAGTACGGTAAACGCCAAAGATATCATTTGCTCACTGTTCATTGGCATACCGTAGGCATTCGCAACAAACACAGTGGCAATTGTGATATAAACAGCGGCACCTGACATATTCATCGTCGCACCAAGCGGTACGCCAAAGCTTGCGACAGATTTACTCACGCCGATTTTTTCCGTTAAGGTGCGCATCGTCACGGGAATGGTCGCATTTGATGATGCACTCGATAATGAAAACAATATTTGTTCGCGAGTATGAGCAATAAACGTCAGCGGTTTAATTCCTGTGGTAACAAATACAGCCAGCGGATAGATCACTAAAAACATGATCAAAAACATGGTAACAACCAAGGCAATATAGCCGGCAACAGCGAGCATTCGAGAAGAGTCGAGCGTTGCACCAAGTGAGATCATTAAGAAAAACACCCCATAAGGAGCGAGTGACATCACTAAAGTGATTAGCTTCATCATCACGTCATTAGCAACTTTAAATGAGCGAATCGCAGGGCCACCTGACGAATCAAGCGCTTGAATAGCAATACCGGTCATGATCGCCATAAAAATAATTTGCAGCATGTCACCTTGAGCAAACGCCTGAAATGGATTTGACGGAATGATATTAATCACCAGTTGCCACATGCTCGGCGTTTCTGTTGCCATTAATGATACTTGCTCGGTCACAGAACCAAGGTTAACGCCAGCACCAGGTTTTAACCACATCACCACAACCAAGGTCATCGCAATGGCGACAATAGTATTGATAATATAAAAGCTGAATGTCTTCGTACCCAAACGACCGAAACTTGACAAGTCTTTTAGCTCACAAATACCGTAGGTTATTGAGATAAAGACCAGTGGAACAACGATCAATTTGATCATCGACACGAACATAGCACCAAAGCCAGTAGCAGCTTCGGTCAAAAATGAGGCCAAGGGCCAAGATTGTGGTATCAGATATTGAATAATCGAGCCAATAATAAAGCCGATTACAAGACCAACAAATACTTTGGTCGATAGCGAATGTTTGATTGCACTCATTGATTACTACTCAGCGATTCAATGCACCCTTAACGCTCTAGGGCCTATTGAACAACGCTCAATTAAAAAAGAGCGCGATAATAATGCAATAACGATTATGTGCTTAGTAAAACAGATACAGGGCTACAATTTTCCACAATCTGATGACAGTACTCAACAGTGTACCAACAAAATATGTGACCCCTTGAGCTCGCTTACTTACTTTTCATGTCACAGCAAATCAGTCAGCAATTTAGCTCACAGCAAGCACTACATGTTCTATAGTTAAAAGACATTCTTCGCAGAACCTTTGACCGAGACCTCCTCACCATGAATGACACAATAATTGAAGTGGGTGCCATAGAATCGCTGATTATTGCCATTTTAGTGTTATTTATCGGTCGCCTGATCAACAGTGTCTTCAAAGGGATGCAAAAGTTTAATTTGCCCGAACCTATTCTCGGTGGTTTGATTGTGGCAATAGCCATCACGTATTTGCATAGCAACCACATAAAAGTGGTGTTTAACCTGCCCTTGCAAAACACCTTTATGTTACTGTTTTTTTCGACTGTGGGTTTATCTGCAAATTTTAAGCTACTTGCCAAAGGTGGTGCGCAAGTATTGGTCTTTCTCGCCATTGCTTCGATTTATATCATTGTTCAAAATGGCCTAGGTCTGGGCTTGGCATCGATACTCGGCCTTGAGCCGGTGATGGGCTTAATTGCCGGCTCAATAACCTTATCTGGTGGACATGGTACAGGAGCAGCATGGGCAAACACCTTTGAGCAAATGTATGGTATCAACACCTTAGAAGTTGCGATGGCTTCCGCAACGTTTGGACTTGTTATGGGGGGTATCATTGGTGGGCCTTTAGCGCAACGACTCATCGATAAAAATGGCTTTCAATCTAAATACGGCGTTGGCGCACACCATCATGATACTCATCCAGATTTAATCACCTACAACCAATATGAAGAAGATAAAGTAACGGCTCGACGGGTCACAGAAACCTTGTTTATTATGTTAATTTGTGTCGCCGGCTCTAGCTATGTGAAAGAGTGGGTTGACTCGTTTGATATCAAGTATCTGCAAATTCCTAATTTCGTTTATGCCTTGTTTATAGGAGTGATTATCACCAACCTATGCGAATTCACAAAAAAATACAAAATAAACAATGAAACTGTCGATATCCTTGGCACGGTATCATTAGCCTTATTTTTATCGATGGCACTGATGAGTCTGAAACTATGGGAGATTTTTGATCTTGCCATTCCGCTGTTAATCATTCTTGTTTGCCAAACCATTATGTTGGCACTGTTTTGTTACTTCGTGACCTTTAAAGCGATGGGACGAGATTATGATGCGGCGGTTATTGCAGGTGGGCATTGTGGCTTTGGCATGGGCGCAACCCCTACCGCGGTAATGAATATGGGCACCTTAGTGTCGCGCAATGGACCATCGCCAAAAGCCTTTATGGTGGTTCCCATTGTTGGCGCTTTTTTTATCGACATCACCAACTTAGTTATTTTACAGGGCTTTCTAATCTTTTTAAGTTAGCTCATAATCGGGCAGCATTGCTATACAATGACCACAGATTAAGTCAGCGATAATAAAAATAATTAAGGACTTCTTATATGATGATGACTGTGCCCCCTTCGGAACGATTAACGTATCGACTCATGGACGTTGATGACAGTGAGCGCTTTTACCAACTGGATCAAGATCCACAAGTGATGAAATACATCAATGGTGGTACACCGAGTAGTCGCGACGACATTGAGCACAAATTAATGCCGCGTTTAGCACAAATTAATGCCGCGTTTAGCACAATACCGTAACCCTGAAAAAGGTTGGGGCGTGTGGCAAGTTAACGATAAAAATGCTGGTGAATTTATCGGCTGGATCCTGATTCGACCTATGTACTTTTTTACTGACGCGCCAGCTTGGCACGACATAGAGATTGGCTGGCGATTTAAACAAAGAACTTGGGGACAAGGTTTTGCTACAGAAGCTGCTAAACATATAATGCAAACGCTCACCATAAGCCAAGATATCGGCTATTTTAGCGCGATCGTCGATGCCGATAACCTTGCCTCAATAGGGGTGATGAAAAAGCTGGGGATGGATTATCTAAAAACCGATACCCACCCTGATGTCGCGGATGCTACGGTGGAATTTTATCAAGTGAAAGTTTAAGTGGGACAATAAGCAGCTTGCGAGCCGATTATTGTCCACACCGCTATGATGGCATTGGTGTAAAAATGTGGTTATTCGCTGTCTTCATCCTTGTGTAGCCACACTTTACTAAAACCAATACGAGCAAATTCTTTTTGTCGAAAGTTTTTCATAATACCTTGACCACGCGACACCGTTTCTAACTGCTGCTCCATATCCAATATTGACTGAATATTTACGCCTTCTGCTGCGGCAGCAGCCTCATAAGCATCACGGTATTTCGCATAAGAAAAAGGAATTTTTTTCTCTTTACCTTTGTAAGTGTATTGAACAAATCGAGCCATAAAATTACCTTACTTAAACACGGTTGATTAAACGCTGAGATATCCACTTTGCGATATCACTCACTTGCTCTTGGCAAACCGCATGTGGCATAGGGTATTGCTTGAAGTCTGGGTGATAACCAAATTGCTCCAGCGATTGCATGGCCTTGCGTGCTAGCTCTGGAACAACCACAGGATCTTGGCTACCGTGCATTACCATAATATCGATCTCGGCATTGGCAGCA from Thalassotalea sp. Sam97 harbors:
- a CDS encoding bifunctional tRNA (adenosine(37)-C2)-methyltransferase TrmG/ribosomal RNA large subunit methyltransferase RlmN codes for the protein MTDSAVKKVNLLDFDHQMLREYFASIGEKPFRADQVMKWMYHFGYDDFEKMTNLNKALRQKLARLCEIKAPEIAAKQVSSDGTIKYAIKLEGGQEVETVWIPENNRATLCVSSQVGCALECTFCSTAQQGFNRNLSVSEIIGQVWRVANDIGATRIAGTRPITNIVMMGMGEPLLNMKNLVPALKTFLDDLGYGLSKRRVTVSTSGVVPALDMLKKEVDCALAISVHAPTNELRDELVPINKKYPLEEFLAASRRYIEGSKANKQVTIEYVMLDHINDSTDHAHELAKALEGTPSKINLIPFNPYPGSPYGRSSNSRIDRFDKVLQSYGFTVITRRTRGDDIDAACGQLAGDIKDRTKRAVKKQLQNSEEISLKVM
- the ndk gene encoding nucleoside-diphosphate kinase; its protein translation is MAIERTFSIVKPDAVAKNVIGAIYNRFETAGLKIIASKMVHLSREQAEGFYAEHAERPFFGALVDFMTSGPVMVQVLEGENAVLKNREIMGATNPAEALAGTLRSDYAASIDENAVHGSDALESAAREIAYFFSEDEICPRTR
- a CDS encoding dicarboxylate/amino acid:cation symporter, with protein sequence MKHSLSTKVFVGLVIGFIIGSIIQYLIPQSWPLASFLTEAATGFGAMFVSMIKLIVVPLVFISITYGICELKDLSSFGRLGTKTFSFYIINTIVAIAMTLVVVMWLKPGAGVNLGSVTEQVSLMATETPSMWQLVINIIPSNPFQAFAQGDMLQIIFMAIMTGIAIQALDSSGGPAIRSFKVANDVMMKLITLVMSLAPYGVFFLMISLGATLDSSRMLAVAGYIALVVTMFLIMFLVIYPLAVFVTTGIKPLTFIAHTREQILFSLSSASSNATIPVTMRTLTEKIGVSKSVASFGVPLGATMNMSGAAVYITIATVFVANAYGMPMNSEQMISLAFTVLLLAIGAGGVPGGGIVSIGICLHTFGLPVEALAIIAAVDRICDMFCTTANVIGDTAINTIVAKSEGQLDLPESPADTHLTV
- the gltS gene encoding sodium/glutamate symporter, with the protein product MNDTIIEVGAIESLIIAILVLFIGRLINSVFKGMQKFNLPEPILGGLIVAIAITYLHSNHIKVVFNLPLQNTFMLLFFSTVGLSANFKLLAKGGAQVLVFLAIASIYIIVQNGLGLGLASILGLEPVMGLIAGSITLSGGHGTGAAWANTFEQMYGINTLEVAMASATFGLVMGGIIGGPLAQRLIDKNGFQSKYGVGAHHHDTHPDLITYNQYEEDKVTARRVTETLFIMLICVAGSSYVKEWVDSFDIKYLQIPNFVYALFIGVIITNLCEFTKKYKINNETVDILGTVSLALFLSMALMSLKLWEIFDLAIPLLIILVCQTIMLALFCYFVTFKAMGRDYDAAVIAGGHCGFGMGATPTAVMNMGTLVSRNGPSPKAFMVVPIVGAFFIDITNLVILQGFLIFLS
- a CDS encoding GNAT family N-acetyltransferase, with translation MMMTVPPSERLTYRLMDVDDSERFYQLDQDPQVMKYINGGTPSSRDDIEHKLMPRLAQINAAFSTIP
- a CDS encoding GNAT family N-acetyltransferase produces the protein MPRLAQYRNPEKGWGVWQVNDKNAGEFIGWILIRPMYFFTDAPAWHDIEIGWRFKQRTWGQGFATEAAKHIMQTLTISQDIGYFSAIVDADNLASIGVMKKLGMDYLKTDTHPDVADATVEFYQVKV
- a CDS encoding DUF2960 family protein — translated: MARFVQYTYKGKEKKIPFSYAKYRDAYEAAAAAEGVNIQSILDMEQQLETVSRGQGIMKNFRQKEFARIGFSKVWLHKDEDSE